The genomic DNA GacctcgggcggcggcaggtTGGCATTCGCGCCGTCCTGCGACTCGCTCTGCTGGGTGGGCTTGGGGCTGTCGCCGTTTGCAAGGCGCGTatcggcgtgcagcgcagccTCACGGAGgatcgcgagcgcctcggcgttgGTGTCCGAAGGCGAAACGAGGGCctgggcgacgcggggGTCGGCGTCTGGGTTAGTAGGGAGAGACGTACTGTGTGCCAGGAGCTCACGCACCACTTCCGTGTGGCCGAGctgtgcggcgtgcgtcaaTGCGGTGGCGTTCGAGGCGTCTGGGTGAGCAAAAGGTACGTACCACGCGCACCGGCCAAAGCGGGGttctgctcgaggtgctggcGCACAACGGCCACGTCACCTTGTTGGCTAGCTTGGAAAAACTCGGTCGTCATTGTGTACAGTGAAGTGTAGAGAAAGTCGTCTGTCGTCCAGTACGTCCCAAGCTTGtcttgcgcggcgtcccAAACGAGTcgccgagtcggacgaTTGCACTTGTAAAGTTCCAACCGATTCTTCCGGCACGCGGCTAGAAAATTTTCCCAGCTGGGAGGGACTCGCACGTGATATGCACGCTGTGGAAGGCGGGCACAGGTGCATCGGAGATTCGGAACTAGCGTCGAGGCCAGGCACAGGACGAACCGCGGCCCGCGACGCAAACCAATCTCGGCTCGGTGCGTCGCATAGGCTGCGAAGCCAAGACAATTGCGCCAGGAGCCTCGGTcaaaaaaaaaaaaaagATACAAATTGCGACGAGGGCTCAATCacgtcgcggcgtcgcgccgcgccaccACGATCGAACTACCTGCCATACTCGCCATAGTTTCCTACATGCTCTTGCCGAGACGCCCTGAGCGCGACACGCCACTGCGCGCGACCGGCGACCTCCTCGCTCGCACCTCGCCAGGGCCCCACGTGATTTGCTAAGCAACACGACGCGCTACTatggacgcgctcgtgcaaTGCCTGGAGCACTCGCTCTCTAGCGCGCAGAacctgcgcagcgacgcagagcaggcgctgcagcagcgtgcctACCCACGTAACGatgcgagcggcgcgtttGGCgtggagctcgcgcaggtctTTGCCTCGGACGCGACTGCCCTTCCCATCCGCCAGGCGGCGGGCATCGCGCTCAAAAAGTACGTGTACGAGCGCTGGTCGATCTTTTTTGAGGAGCacctgcgcacggccaagAGCGTTGGCGAGGGGGGGgacggcgccgtgccgcccgACGCCAAGCACGCGGTTCacacgctcctcctccaggccctcggcgacgcggggcgcaaggtgcgcctcctcgccgcgcagctcctgtCGATCATTGGCAGCTGCGACTTTCCAGACCACTTTCCCGAGCTCCTGCCTGAGCTGCAAAAGGATTTGGGCGCGTACGCATCGAGCGacccgcgcgcggcggacAAGGTGCACGGTGCGATGAAGTTCCTCGCGGACTTTGTGCAgagcgagctcgacgagaacCAGCTGCTGGTGGTCTCGAAGGAGTTTATTCCGCTGCTGCAGAGCATCCTCAGCGacacgagcgcggcgtttTCGGCGCACACTaaggcgcgctgcgtgctgGTCTTTCGGCAGTGCCTCACGTCACTGTACACTGTGCGCGATGCCTACGCTGATATGGTCAAGCAGGCTGTCGACCACTACTTGCCCCCGtggctcgaggcgctgcaggcgatGCTCGATCCCGCGTTTTATGCACAGGCCAACTgggccgacgcggcgacgtgggaggagcttggcctgcgccgcgaggtgatccgcacgctcggcgtcgcatCGCGCTTCCGCAGGCACTTTGGCGTGCGGGGCACCGAGGTGCTGGGTGTGTGCCTCGCgaacctcgaggcgctcgcgccgctcttttCGAGCGTGGATCTCGTGGAAGAGCCGCGATACGAGgagccgccggcgcccgaggGCGACTCGGACGTCGTGTCTGGCATTGCCGCGCTGGCCATGACCACGCTCTCCTTCTTTtccgagacgctcgagacgccgtccatgcgcgagctgctcatttccggcggcaccggcggcgacggcgcggcgacgcctgcctttgcgcagctcgtcgaggcgctcgcgaccttTGCACAGATCACgcgcgaggacgaagagACGTTTGTCGACGACCCGTCGGCGTTtgtcgaggaggacgacgaagaAAACATGCTTgtgacgctgcgcacctcgaccgccgacctgctcgaccagctcctGGACGTGTACCcgctgccgacgctgcgtgcgctgccgacgctcgtcaccgaggtgcagcgcctcgctgcgacgcgccgcgcagctgaCGGAACCTGGTGGAAGCTCCCGGAAGCGACGCTGATGCTCGTCGGCAACATGCACAACCTGATTGAGGAGGTGGTTGAGACGATGGACGTCCCCTTTTTCCAGCCCACGGCGATTgtgcacgagctcgcggtACCGAATCTCGCGCCCAGTACGCCGTCCTTCTTGCGGGGGCGCAGCTTTGTGTTTGTGTCGCAgtacgtcggcgacctcggcgcctcgtTTGGGCGCGAGGTGTTTGCCGCGGCGATACAGGtgctgcacgcgccggacgccgaggcgccgctccaCGTCAAGCTCTCGGCAgtgcgtgcggtgcgcaactttgcgcagctgagcgagtcgctgagcacgagcgacgcacaGGCCATCCTCCAGGAGCTGGGGCCGCTCCTTCTCCAGGCGAccggctcgccgctcgtccTCATCATGGACgcgatcgaggcggcgctctcgGGTGCCAAGTTTGCggagggcgacgcgccggtgcttgtcgacgtcgcgcgtgccgcgctcaGTGCATGGCGCACGCACTCGATGGATCCCCAGGTCGAGATCTccatcgcggcgctcctcgagtcgctcgtgcgcatccgcagcgcggcgaatGCCACGGTGCgtctggcgctcgagatcgcggcacaggcgctgcaggaggACGAGCGGGGCGAGGGACTCggtgcgagcgccgcggcgcttgcgcgcagcgtcctggcgagcgccgaggcggccgcgctcgacggcgccgtgccgcacTTTCTcccgcccgccgcgcagtACCTGCTGCGGGGCTCGGACCTGGAGGCGTCGCAAAGCCTCCTCTTTTGCCTGACGCTCCTGTGGCAaaagcgcgccgaggacaTGCTGGCGTGGCATGGCGAGGGCGTCGACGCACTCGGGCTCATCCTGCGCATCGTGCAGGAGCAGCTGCAGATGGACGAGGCTGCGTGCAGCatgccgctcggcgtgttGCTCGTCACGCTCTTTCTCCAAgccggcgcgcacggctcgtcgatggcgggcctcggcgcggtgatGCCCGGCCTCGTacgtgcgctcgcggcgaaGCTCGCGACGGCCACGTCGGTGGACGCGGCGATGGCGTTGCTGTTCCCCCTCACGTACCTCTTTGCGGAGCACACGACCGACGTGATCGGTCTCCTTGGCCACGTCGATGTCGCGACGGtgcacggcgaggcgaacgcgctgcgtgtcgtcgTGGCCAAGtggctcgagcacgccgagatGGCGATCGGCCGCTCGGTCGGCAACCTGAATACccttgcgctggcgcgcctcTTGGAGCACTGGCCGGCggagctcgacacgctcacGACCAATGGCGCagtgcgtgcgtcggcagACAACAGTACGTAACCACACTCACCCAGCCATCATCACGCGCTCCAAGGCCAAGTCGGCGGATTTGTACGAACAGATCCCCGCGCGTGTGCGCATCGTGCAGATCCTCCTGCACGACTGGCAGTCGCAGCACGACCAAAAGGAGCACGCAAAGGACGTTGCGCATGCCGTCGAGGaaggcgacggcgacgagggctgggaggacgacgaggaggcgaaccagctcgacgctgcgcgcgaggagcggcgtATGGCCTTCCTCGACGATATCTTTGAGTTGGGCCTCGGGGACGACGAGTCGCCGGCCGACCCGCCGTACCTTGTGCcgtgtgcggcgctgccgggctttgcgcgcatcgccgagctcgaccggcTGCCGGtgctggcgcaggcgctggcgcgcacgccccaGGACCTGGCGCCGTTCCTCACGTCCGACGAGCAAACGTCGCTGCATGCGGCGTGTGCCTACTGTCCTACATAGCGCCGCAGCTCCAATACATGGTCCATACCGCCGTACGCGACGATCGGGTGCTGGGGGTGGAAGGCGACGAGCGACGTCGCGGGCGAGTACGCCGATGGCGGCGacaggcgcggcgtgcggtaGCCGAGGTGGTGCGCGGGAAAATGCAGCGTCCGCTGGAACGGAcggccgagcgtgcgcagcccgTCGATAGTGCCCATCTGCACCGCCTGGGCGTACGACTGCCCGGCGGGatgcggcgtcgccgccgcggcgtacacggggatgcgctcgtgcacggcAAAGCTCGAGAGCGtcccgccgagctgcggcgtgaGGCACGTCTGCtgcagcgacgagcgcgcgcggatGTCCCAcacgcgcacctcgccgtcgacgctcgccgagagcagctcgcggttACCGTGCTTCTGCAGGTGCACGGTCTGCACCCATGCATTGTGCTCCTCCCAGAGACGCACCATGCTCGACGCGGGGGGGTTCCGCTGGTCGTACACACCAATCGACCCGTCGCCAAAGCCGGCGACAAACAGGTGCCCCAGCTCGCTGTCGCACGAGATGGacgtcgtgcagctgctTGCGTGCGTAGGGATATCGGCGATGCAcagctcgcggtgcgcgtccCACGTCCGGATCAGGCGCGAGTCGCCGGCAGCAAGCAGGCGCCCGCTCACTTGCTgccacgcgacgcgcaggccgcTGGGGTATTTCGAGCGGATCAGGTCCGGGAGCGCACGGAACGCGCTCACAAGCTGGGGGCCGTGGTTCATGTGCGACGGGCAGTCGTACGTGCGGAAGATGCGCACGTCACCGTCCGCCGAGCCGgtgagcagcagcgcattcACCTCTTCGTTGATAAACGCCAGCGACGTGATATCCGTGCCGGGGCGGTTGCTGTTTGCAAACGAACGCAAGACACGCTTCTCGTCCCAGTCGTAGACAGACACGAGGTTGTGCTCGCTCGCAGTCACCAGCACGCTCTCAAACTCGTGAAAGGCAAGCAGCGACGGGGGCGAGGCGAcctgcagcgtgccgatcgGCTGCGACCACCGCGCAAGGTCCGCACCGATActctgctcgaccgcctcggcgacgtactgctcgctgcgctgccgccgccacgTCTGGCGGTTGTACTGCACGCTGCcgggctcgtcggcctcggcagaCTTCATCTGCGGCTCGGTAAAGTACTCGCTGCACCATGCAAACAGGCGACTCTTGAGGGggagcgtgtcgcgcagGGGGggacgcgcgccgtcgtcctcgGACGCACGCGTGCTCAGGCGGTGCAGGTCCGCGGCaagcagcgtcgcgagcgccacgtcgacgtgcagtggcgagcgcgagcgcgggccagggcgccgcgcctcggtcgggccgtacggcgaggcgtacgcTGCATACGTCACCTTTtgcggctcgtcggcgacctgcaTCTTGGGGCCCGCTACTGTGACAgtgctgcgctcgtcgctcgtatcgaccgacgtgcgcggcgacgtaGGGCCAGTATAGCCaccgagcgagcgcagcgcggtcACCGTCCGCGAAAAGGCCGagtgccgcggcgtgcttggcgcgcgcggctcgtcTGCCGGGCGCGTCTCCTTCTTGGGCtggccgtcgacgaggcgcgtcggcacggtgtgcggcgcggcaagGTCGCCAGGCGCCAGGACCCGCAGCACACTGtccggcgcat from Malassezia japonica chromosome 1, complete sequence includes the following:
- a CDS encoding uncharacterized protein (COG:U; COG:Y; EggNog:ENOG503NYWN), which translates into the protein MDALVQCLEHSLSSAQNLRSDAEQALQQRAYPRNDASGAFGVELAQVFASDATALPIRQAAGIALKKYVYERWSIFFEEHLRTAKSVGEGGDGAVPPDAKHAVHTLLLQALGDAGRKVRLLAAQLLSIIGSCDFPDHFPELLPELQKDLGAYASSDPRAADKVHGAMKFLADFVQSELDENQLLVVSKEFIPLLQSILSDTSAAFSAHTKARCVLVFRQCLTSLYTVRDAYADMVKQAVDHYLPPWLEALQAMLDPAFYAQANWADAATWEELGLRREVIRTLGVASRFRRHFGVRGTEVLGVCLANLEALAPLFSSVDLVEEPRYEEPPAPEGDSDVVSGIAALAMTTLSFFSETLETPSMRELLISGGTGGDGAATPAFAQLVEALATFAQITREDEETFVDDPSAFVEEDDEENMLVTLRTSTADLLDQLLDVYPLPTLRALPTLVTEVQRLAATRRAADGTWWKLPEATLMLVGNMHNLIEEVVETMDVPFFQPTAIVHELAVPNLAPSTPSFLRGRSFVFVSQYVGDLGASFGREVFAAAIQVLHAPDAEAPLHVKLSAVRAVRNFAQLSESLSTSDAQAILQELGPLLLQATGSPLVLIMDAIEAALSGAKFAEGDAPVLVDVARAALSAWRTHSMDPQVEISIAALLESLVRIRSAANATVRLALEIAAQALQEDERGEGLGASAAALARSVLASAEAAALDGAVPHFLPPAAQYLLRGSDLEASQSLLFCLTLLWQKRAEDMLAWHGEGVDALGLILRIVQEQLQMDEAACSMPLGVLLVTLFLQAGAHGSSMAGLGAVMPGLVRALAAKLATATSVDAAMALLFPLTYLFAEHTTDVIGLLGHVDVATVHGEANALRVVVAKWLEHAEMAIGRSVGNLNTLALARLLEHWPAELDTLTTNGAVRASADNST